A single Argentina anserina chromosome 7, drPotAnse1.1, whole genome shotgun sequence DNA region contains:
- the LOC126804161 gene encoding uncharacterized protein LOC126804161: MPQSFHYLRVSALVLVLTYKAVNRDEMTGKQERKRESGNVSMVKCYQRMRRLYNLYKLGIVLFILLCEGNGVTKLHGLRSVNVALAQIEGLKFCATSKRTIVRD; the protein is encoded by the exons ATGCCCCAGTCTTTTCATTACCTCCGCGTCTCTGCCCTGGTACTCGTACTAACATATAAAGCTGTAAACCGGG ATGAGATGACAGGAAAGCAGGAAAGGAAAAGGGAGTCTGGCAACGTATCAATGGTGAAATGCTATCAAAG GATGCGAAGACTATACAACTTGTATAAACTTGGGATAGTGCTGTTTATCTTGCTATGCGAAGGCAACGGCGTAACAAAGCTACATGGGCTGAGGTCTGTCAATGTGGCTCTTGCTCAAATTGAGGGACTTAAATTTTGTGCAACATCTAAGAGGACTATCGTACGAGATTAA
- the LOC126804107 gene encoding TMV resistance protein N-like isoform X2, giving the protein MAASSSSSSSSSSSFSPSLPRWNHDVFISFHPHDTRKIFVGHLHRALQQKAIHTFVDDDELRNSDDDDPSVALQAVEDSRVSVVVLSKHYASSRWCLQELVKIMECVKRLKQIVLPVFYEVDRGDIRKMESSFEEGFGKYNREDVQRWKSALFEFAGLSGWDSRNYRDDAKLIEKIVDDISRKLMHISSSKENCLVGMDRHIAEVDSMLCLGVDDVRGIGIYGMPGIGKTTIARTVYDEITCQFEHCCFLENVKDGFKNKGAERLQEELLCRILKKKVCNLGDLDTGFKMVMERLNKKKVLLVLDDVESFSQIESLLGKQCSFGGGSRIIITTRDIQSLSGVQDRYSPRLLSDDEALELFMQYAFRAHEPTREYISLSRCAIEYVRGLPLALKVLGAFLDGKTACEWEDELEKLEKIPHMDIQGVLRTSFNGLDPLQKDIFLDIACFFRGVDKGYVTKVLESCGFYPHSGLRVLLDRAFITISDDNRLEMHDLVQEIGWEIVRRQSVKDPGKRSRLWSHEDVDYVFTQNMATDAVEGIMLDFLRSKQVYLTSEAFVKMKRLRLLKIISDNHSREVLCHPSDGCQQHLIGDFKFLSSELRILHWHGFPLKSLPSKFHPENLIELDMRSSHIEQLWEGIKPLKKLTVINLSHSPYLKRLPDFTEAMNMKKLILDGCLSLLEVHPSISALKNLVIMSLKGCKAVKSLPGIMEDLSELYLNETAIEELPSSIEQLQGLVLLNMTDCRSLVCLPDNICNLAHLTNLTLSGCSKLYCLPENLGSLGSLTILEVERSGIKELPFSIIQVNKLKRLSCDGCKEMMAPLSSWSSPIKGFYTYSGILHLDLSDCNLMVLSDGIAHLSSLRTLELRRNNLESLPAAMNQLRRLSHLELEACKRLKSIPELSSSISYIDAHDCTALETVSAPKPRSSTNLCLTFSNCLQLIQTNLFRDIVETHSHYQGSYLRPLSFSMSLPGSEIPRWFNHQCNGFSVNVQLPQNWFDDKFLGFALCVVSNFKGPHNDASDLSAVCYCTFKGNHGEYKFNFHLLDWDFRTNRFLQSDHMFLGYVPWSQYRFSKEGKPVSERYYTEATFEIAVENGVYTQDDNRTVIRRHCITSCGVRLFHGDYMEAQNLSITQPNSHHDSCEILLDTGRKRNRAIAGLTLQWDLPPAEEVFTEQEQEQEQEGSSPREGSLAVEGGTSVGIRSSAGEGVLSMLSSVATVETGANERDCATIPNHSNRRRRTNSRNSATWIRDTSQLIDDGHAWRKYGQKEILGSRYPRNYYRCTYRLDQGCMATKHVQRISDEPVTYRTTYRGNHTCRPVSSIQDIEEFFLAY; this is encoded by the exons ATGgccgcttcttcttcttcttcttcttcttcttcttcctccttctctccctctctcccccGTTGGAACCACGACGTCTTCATCAGCTTCCACCCTCACGACACGCGCAAGATCTTCGTCGGCCATCTCCACAGAGCCCTGCAGCAGAAAGCGATCCACACGTTCGTCGACGATGACGAACTTCGCAACTCAGACGATGACGACCCTTCTGTGGCTCTGCAGGCCGTGGAGGACTCGAGGGTGTCGGTCGTGGTGTTGTCGAAGCACTACGCTTCTTCCAGGTGGTGTTTACAAGAGCTGGTGAAGATCATGGAGTGCGTGAAAAGGTTGAAGCAGATTGTGCTGCCTGTTTTCTATGAAGTTGATCGTGGTGATATTAGGAAGATGGAGTCGAGTTTTGAGGAGGGTTTTGGTAAATATAATAGGGAAGATGTGCAGAGGTGGAAGTCTGCTCTGTTTGAGTTCGCCGGTTTATCCGGCTGGGATTCCCGAAATTATCG GGATGATGCCAAGCTTATTGAGAAAATTGTGGATGATATTTCTAGGAAATTGATGCACATTTCGTCCAGTAAAGAGAATTGTTTGGTTGGAATGGATAGGCACATAGCAGAAGTAGATAGTATGTTGTGTCTTGGGGTGGATGATGTTCGTGGTATTGGGATATACGGGATGCCTGGTATAGGTAAAACAACCATTGCAAGAACTGTTTATGATGAAATCACTTGTCAGTTTGAACACTGttgttttcttgaaaatgtcaAAGATGGTTTCAAGAATAAAGGTGCGGAGCGTCTGCAGGAAGAACTTCTATGTAGAATATTGAAGAAGAAGGTGTGTAACTTAGGTGATTTGGATACAGGGTTCAAGATGGTTATGGAAAGGCTGAATAAGAAGAAAGTTTTGCTGGTTCTTGATGATGTGGAAAGTTTTTCCCAGATTGAATCCTTACTCGGAAAACAATGTTCATTTGGTGGTGGAAGTAGAATCATTATAACAACGAGAGATATACAATCACTAAGTGGAGTGCAGGATCGATATAGTCCCAGATTGTTAAGTGATGATGAAGCTCTTGAGCTTTTTATGCAGTATGCCTTCAGGGCACACGAACCCACAAGAGAGTACATATCTCTCTCAAGGTGTGCCATAGAATATGTTCGAGGTCTGCCTTTAGCACTTAAAGTTTTGGGAGCTTTTCTTGATGGCAAAACTGCATGTGAGTGGGAAGATGAGTTAGAAAAGTTAGAGAAAATCCCACACATGGACATTCAGGGTGTGCTTAGAACAAGCTTTAATGGACTGGATCCTTTACAGAAGGATATATTTCTAGATATTGCATGCTTCTTTAGAGGAGTGGACAAAGGATATGTAACAAAAGTGCTGGAAAGTTGTGGTTTTTACCCCCATAGTGGATTACGAGTACTACTTGATAGAGCTTTCATAACAATCTCAGATGACAATAGGCTTGAAATGCATGATCTAGTACAAGAAATAGGCTGGGAAATTGTTCGACGACAATCAGTTAAAGATCCTGGGAAGCGCAGTAGGTTGTGGAGTCATGAAGATGTTGATTATGTGTTCACTCAAAATATG GCTACAGATGCAGTTGAGGGCATAATGCTCGACTTTTTGAGGTCAAAACAGGTATACTTAACTTCTGAAGCTTTTGTTAAAATGAAGAGGCTGAGACTGCTTAAGATCATCAGCGATAACCATTCACGTGAGGTTTTATGTCATCCAAGTGATGGCTGTCAACAACATCTGATCGGGGACTTCAAGTTCCTTTCTAGTGAGTTGAGGATTCTCCATTGGCATGGATTCCCCTTAAAGTCTTTGccatccaaatttcacccggagAATCTTATTGAACTTGACATGCGTTCTAGTCACATTGAACAACTGTGGGAAGGAATCAAG CCTCTGAAAAAGTTGACAGTTATTAATTTAAGTCACTCTCCATACCTTAAGAGACTCCCTGACTTCACTGAGGCGATGAATATGAAGAAATTAATTCTTGATGGTTGTTTAAGTTTATTGGAGGTTCATCCATCCATTTCAGCACTTAAGAACCTTGTTATCATGAGTCTAAAAGGGTGCAAAGCAGTTAAGAGTCTTCCAG GGATAATGGAGGACCTGTCGGAGCTTTATCTGAATGAGACTGCAATTGAAGAATTACCCTCATCTATTGAACAGCTTCAGGGGCTTGTGTTATTGAATATGACAGACTGCAGAAGCCTTGTCTGTCTCCCAGACAATATCTGTAATCTGGCACACCTTACAAACCTCACTCTCTCTGGGTGCTCAAAACTTTATTGTTTGCCTGAGAACTTGGGGAGTTTAGGATCCTTGACTATCCTTGAAGTAGAAAGAAGTGGTATAAAAGAACTCCCTTTCTCGATCATTCAGGTGAATAAGCTTAAAAGATTATCATGTGATGGATGTAAAGAAATGATGGCACCCCTTTCATCATGGTCATCACCGATCAAAGGATTTTATACTTACTCTGGTATTCTGCATCTTGATTTAAGTGACTGCAATCTGATGGTGTTATCAGATGGTATTGCTCATTTGTCCTCATTAAGAACCTTAGAGCTGCGCAGAAACAATTTGGAGAGCTTACCTGCAGCAATGAATCAACTTCGTCGTTTATCACATCTTGAATTAGAAGCGTGCAAGAGACTGAAATCAATACCTGAGCTTTCATCAAGTATTAGTTACATAGATGCACATGATTGCACAGCTTTGGAAACAGTTTCGGCACCAAAGCCTCGGTCTTCTACAAATCTTTGCCTGACATTTTCAAATTGTCTCCAGCTGATACAAACAAATCTTTTTAGGGATATTGTGGAAACTCATTCTCATTATCAG GGTAGTTATTTGCGACCTCTTTCCTTTAGTATGTCACTCCCTGGAAGTGAAATTCCTCGTTGGTTCAATCATCAGTGTAATGGATTCTCAGTGAATGTGCAGCTCCCGCAGAATTGGTTTGATGATAAGTTTTTGGGATTTGCTTTATGCGTTGTTAGTAACTTCAAGGGTCCTCATAATGATGCATCCGATCTATCTGCTGTTTGTTATTGTACTTTTAAAGGAAATCATGGTGAGTACAAGTTCAATTTTCATTTGCTTGATTGGGATTTCAGAACAAACAGATTTCTCCAGTCGGATCACATGTTCCTGGGATATGTGCCGTGGTCTCAATATCGCTTCAGTAAAGAAGGAAAGCCGGTAAGTGAACGTTACTACACTGAAGCCACATTCGAGATCGCAGTAGAAAATGGAGTTTATACACAGGATGATAACAGGACAGTAATACGACGGCATTGCATCACAAGCTGTGGAGTGCGTTTGTTTCATGGTGATTACATGGAAGCTCAAAATCTAAGCATCACCCAGCCGAATTCTCATCATGATAGTTGTGAAATCCTATTAGACACTGGGAGGAAGAGAAATAGAGCAATAGCAGGGTTGACATTGCAGTGGGACTTGCCTCCTGCAGAAGAGGTGTTCACTGAGCAAGAGCAAGAGCAAGAGCAAGAAGGATCTTCACCAAGGGAAGGGTCCCTGGCAGTGGAAGGGGGGACCTCAGTGGGCATTAGGTCCTCGGCCGGGGAAGGGGTTCTTTCTATGCTTTCTTCAGTAGCAACTGTAGAAACTGGTGCCAATGA ACGTGATTGTGCAACCATCCCTAATCATTCTAACAGAAGAAGGCGCACTAATTCGCGAAATTCAGCAACTTGGATCCGGGATACAAGTCAACTTATTGATGATGGCCATGCTTGGAGAAAGTATGGCCAGAAGGAGATACTTGGATCCAGATATCCCAg AAATTATTACAGATGCACTTACCGATTGGATCAAGGCTGTATGGCCACTAAgcatgtgcaacgcattagtGATGAGCCAGTAACATATAGAACTACTTACAGAGGAAATCACACATGCAGACCTGTCTCCAGCATACAGGACATAGAAGAGTTCTTTTTGGCATACTGA
- the LOC126804107 gene encoding disease resistance-like protein DSC1 isoform X1, which translates to MAASSSSSSSSSSSFSPSLPRWNHDVFISFHPHDTRKIFVGHLHRALQQKAIHTFVDDDELRNSDDDDPSVALQAVEDSRVSVVVLSKHYASSRWCLQELVKIMECVKRLKQIVLPVFYEVDRGDIRKMESSFEEGFGKYNREDVQRWKSALFEFAGLSGWDSRNYRDDAKLIEKIVDDISRKLMHISSSKENCLVGMDRHIAEVDSMLCLGVDDVRGIGIYGMPGIGKTTIARTVYDEITCQFEHCCFLENVKDGFKNKGAERLQEELLCRILKKKVCNLGDLDTGFKMVMERLNKKKVLLVLDDVESFSQIESLLGKQCSFGGGSRIIITTRDIQSLSGVQDRYSPRLLSDDEALELFMQYAFRAHEPTREYISLSRCAIEYVRGLPLALKVLGAFLDGKTACEWEDELEKLEKIPHMDIQGVLRTSFNGLDPLQKDIFLDIACFFRGVDKGYVTKVLESCGFYPHSGLRVLLDRAFITISDDNRLEMHDLVQEIGWEIVRRQSVKDPGKRSRLWSHEDVDYVFTQNMATDAVEGIMLDFLRSKQVYLTSEAFVKMKRLRLLKIISDNHSREVLCHPSDGCQQHLIGDFKFLSSELRILHWHGFPLKSLPSKFHPENLIELDMRSSHIEQLWEGIKPLKKLTVINLSHSPYLKRLPDFTEAMNMKKLILDGCLSLLEVHPSISALKNLVIMSLKGCKAVKSLPGSIFMKSLKTLDLSGCSNLEIFPEISGIMEDLSELYLNETAIEELPSSIEQLQGLVLLNMTDCRSLVCLPDNICNLAHLTNLTLSGCSKLYCLPENLGSLGSLTILEVERSGIKELPFSIIQVNKLKRLSCDGCKEMMAPLSSWSSPIKGFYTYSGILHLDLSDCNLMVLSDGIAHLSSLRTLELRRNNLESLPAAMNQLRRLSHLELEACKRLKSIPELSSSISYIDAHDCTALETVSAPKPRSSTNLCLTFSNCLQLIQTNLFRDIVETHSHYQGSYLRPLSFSMSLPGSEIPRWFNHQCNGFSVNVQLPQNWFDDKFLGFALCVVSNFKGPHNDASDLSAVCYCTFKGNHGEYKFNFHLLDWDFRTNRFLQSDHMFLGYVPWSQYRFSKEGKPVSERYYTEATFEIAVENGVYTQDDNRTVIRRHCITSCGVRLFHGDYMEAQNLSITQPNSHHDSCEILLDTGRKRNRAIAGLTLQWDLPPAEEVFTEQEQEQEQEGSSPREGSLAVEGGTSVGIRSSAGEGVLSMLSSVATVETGANERDCATIPNHSNRRRRTNSRNSATWIRDTSQLIDDGHAWRKYGQKEILGSRYPRNYYRCTYRLDQGCMATKHVQRISDEPVTYRTTYRGNHTCRPVSSIQDIEEFFLAY; encoded by the exons ATGgccgcttcttcttcttcttcttcttcttcttcttcctccttctctccctctctcccccGTTGGAACCACGACGTCTTCATCAGCTTCCACCCTCACGACACGCGCAAGATCTTCGTCGGCCATCTCCACAGAGCCCTGCAGCAGAAAGCGATCCACACGTTCGTCGACGATGACGAACTTCGCAACTCAGACGATGACGACCCTTCTGTGGCTCTGCAGGCCGTGGAGGACTCGAGGGTGTCGGTCGTGGTGTTGTCGAAGCACTACGCTTCTTCCAGGTGGTGTTTACAAGAGCTGGTGAAGATCATGGAGTGCGTGAAAAGGTTGAAGCAGATTGTGCTGCCTGTTTTCTATGAAGTTGATCGTGGTGATATTAGGAAGATGGAGTCGAGTTTTGAGGAGGGTTTTGGTAAATATAATAGGGAAGATGTGCAGAGGTGGAAGTCTGCTCTGTTTGAGTTCGCCGGTTTATCCGGCTGGGATTCCCGAAATTATCG GGATGATGCCAAGCTTATTGAGAAAATTGTGGATGATATTTCTAGGAAATTGATGCACATTTCGTCCAGTAAAGAGAATTGTTTGGTTGGAATGGATAGGCACATAGCAGAAGTAGATAGTATGTTGTGTCTTGGGGTGGATGATGTTCGTGGTATTGGGATATACGGGATGCCTGGTATAGGTAAAACAACCATTGCAAGAACTGTTTATGATGAAATCACTTGTCAGTTTGAACACTGttgttttcttgaaaatgtcaAAGATGGTTTCAAGAATAAAGGTGCGGAGCGTCTGCAGGAAGAACTTCTATGTAGAATATTGAAGAAGAAGGTGTGTAACTTAGGTGATTTGGATACAGGGTTCAAGATGGTTATGGAAAGGCTGAATAAGAAGAAAGTTTTGCTGGTTCTTGATGATGTGGAAAGTTTTTCCCAGATTGAATCCTTACTCGGAAAACAATGTTCATTTGGTGGTGGAAGTAGAATCATTATAACAACGAGAGATATACAATCACTAAGTGGAGTGCAGGATCGATATAGTCCCAGATTGTTAAGTGATGATGAAGCTCTTGAGCTTTTTATGCAGTATGCCTTCAGGGCACACGAACCCACAAGAGAGTACATATCTCTCTCAAGGTGTGCCATAGAATATGTTCGAGGTCTGCCTTTAGCACTTAAAGTTTTGGGAGCTTTTCTTGATGGCAAAACTGCATGTGAGTGGGAAGATGAGTTAGAAAAGTTAGAGAAAATCCCACACATGGACATTCAGGGTGTGCTTAGAACAAGCTTTAATGGACTGGATCCTTTACAGAAGGATATATTTCTAGATATTGCATGCTTCTTTAGAGGAGTGGACAAAGGATATGTAACAAAAGTGCTGGAAAGTTGTGGTTTTTACCCCCATAGTGGATTACGAGTACTACTTGATAGAGCTTTCATAACAATCTCAGATGACAATAGGCTTGAAATGCATGATCTAGTACAAGAAATAGGCTGGGAAATTGTTCGACGACAATCAGTTAAAGATCCTGGGAAGCGCAGTAGGTTGTGGAGTCATGAAGATGTTGATTATGTGTTCACTCAAAATATG GCTACAGATGCAGTTGAGGGCATAATGCTCGACTTTTTGAGGTCAAAACAGGTATACTTAACTTCTGAAGCTTTTGTTAAAATGAAGAGGCTGAGACTGCTTAAGATCATCAGCGATAACCATTCACGTGAGGTTTTATGTCATCCAAGTGATGGCTGTCAACAACATCTGATCGGGGACTTCAAGTTCCTTTCTAGTGAGTTGAGGATTCTCCATTGGCATGGATTCCCCTTAAAGTCTTTGccatccaaatttcacccggagAATCTTATTGAACTTGACATGCGTTCTAGTCACATTGAACAACTGTGGGAAGGAATCAAG CCTCTGAAAAAGTTGACAGTTATTAATTTAAGTCACTCTCCATACCTTAAGAGACTCCCTGACTTCACTGAGGCGATGAATATGAAGAAATTAATTCTTGATGGTTGTTTAAGTTTATTGGAGGTTCATCCATCCATTTCAGCACTTAAGAACCTTGTTATCATGAGTCTAAAAGGGTGCAAAGCAGTTAAGAGTCTTCCAGGTAGTATTTTTATGAAATCTCTTAAGACCCTTGATCTTTCTGGCTGCTCAAATCTTGAGATATTTCCCGAGATCTCAGGGATAATGGAGGACCTGTCGGAGCTTTATCTGAATGAGACTGCAATTGAAGAATTACCCTCATCTATTGAACAGCTTCAGGGGCTTGTGTTATTGAATATGACAGACTGCAGAAGCCTTGTCTGTCTCCCAGACAATATCTGTAATCTGGCACACCTTACAAACCTCACTCTCTCTGGGTGCTCAAAACTTTATTGTTTGCCTGAGAACTTGGGGAGTTTAGGATCCTTGACTATCCTTGAAGTAGAAAGAAGTGGTATAAAAGAACTCCCTTTCTCGATCATTCAGGTGAATAAGCTTAAAAGATTATCATGTGATGGATGTAAAGAAATGATGGCACCCCTTTCATCATGGTCATCACCGATCAAAGGATTTTATACTTACTCTGGTATTCTGCATCTTGATTTAAGTGACTGCAATCTGATGGTGTTATCAGATGGTATTGCTCATTTGTCCTCATTAAGAACCTTAGAGCTGCGCAGAAACAATTTGGAGAGCTTACCTGCAGCAATGAATCAACTTCGTCGTTTATCACATCTTGAATTAGAAGCGTGCAAGAGACTGAAATCAATACCTGAGCTTTCATCAAGTATTAGTTACATAGATGCACATGATTGCACAGCTTTGGAAACAGTTTCGGCACCAAAGCCTCGGTCTTCTACAAATCTTTGCCTGACATTTTCAAATTGTCTCCAGCTGATACAAACAAATCTTTTTAGGGATATTGTGGAAACTCATTCTCATTATCAG GGTAGTTATTTGCGACCTCTTTCCTTTAGTATGTCACTCCCTGGAAGTGAAATTCCTCGTTGGTTCAATCATCAGTGTAATGGATTCTCAGTGAATGTGCAGCTCCCGCAGAATTGGTTTGATGATAAGTTTTTGGGATTTGCTTTATGCGTTGTTAGTAACTTCAAGGGTCCTCATAATGATGCATCCGATCTATCTGCTGTTTGTTATTGTACTTTTAAAGGAAATCATGGTGAGTACAAGTTCAATTTTCATTTGCTTGATTGGGATTTCAGAACAAACAGATTTCTCCAGTCGGATCACATGTTCCTGGGATATGTGCCGTGGTCTCAATATCGCTTCAGTAAAGAAGGAAAGCCGGTAAGTGAACGTTACTACACTGAAGCCACATTCGAGATCGCAGTAGAAAATGGAGTTTATACACAGGATGATAACAGGACAGTAATACGACGGCATTGCATCACAAGCTGTGGAGTGCGTTTGTTTCATGGTGATTACATGGAAGCTCAAAATCTAAGCATCACCCAGCCGAATTCTCATCATGATAGTTGTGAAATCCTATTAGACACTGGGAGGAAGAGAAATAGAGCAATAGCAGGGTTGACATTGCAGTGGGACTTGCCTCCTGCAGAAGAGGTGTTCACTGAGCAAGAGCAAGAGCAAGAGCAAGAAGGATCTTCACCAAGGGAAGGGTCCCTGGCAGTGGAAGGGGGGACCTCAGTGGGCATTAGGTCCTCGGCCGGGGAAGGGGTTCTTTCTATGCTTTCTTCAGTAGCAACTGTAGAAACTGGTGCCAATGA ACGTGATTGTGCAACCATCCCTAATCATTCTAACAGAAGAAGGCGCACTAATTCGCGAAATTCAGCAACTTGGATCCGGGATACAAGTCAACTTATTGATGATGGCCATGCTTGGAGAAAGTATGGCCAGAAGGAGATACTTGGATCCAGATATCCCAg AAATTATTACAGATGCACTTACCGATTGGATCAAGGCTGTATGGCCACTAAgcatgtgcaacgcattagtGATGAGCCAGTAACATATAGAACTACTTACAGAGGAAATCACACATGCAGACCTGTCTCCAGCATACAGGACATAGAAGAGTTCTTTTTGGCATACTGA